One part of the Streptomyces ferrugineus genome encodes these proteins:
- the thrC gene encoding threonine synthase has translation MAVQTVASTTDSTVDLGPAAALSCRECGHRVPLGPVFACEECFGPLEIAYDFSAYDTEQLRKRIEAGPANIWRYAPLLPVPADVADKPNLNPGWTKLVKADNLARELGVTGGLYVKDDSGNPTHSFKDRVVAQALEAARAFGFTTLSCSSTGNLAGAVGAAAARAGFRSCVFIPHDLEQGKVVMAAIYGGELVGIEGNYDDVNRFCSELIGDPAGEGWGFVNVNLRPYYAEGSKTLAYEICEQLGWRLPDQLVVPIASGSQLTKIDKGLQELIKLGLVEDKPYKIFGAQAEGCSPVSTAFKAGHDVVRPQKPNTIAKSLAIGNPADGPYVLDIARRTGGFVEDVTDEQVVDAIGLLARTEGVFAETAGGVTVGVTKKLIDNGVLDPAKTTVVLNTGDGLKTLDAVAGTGLTATIRPNLDSFREAGLA, from the coding sequence ATGGCTGTGCAGACTGTTGCAAGCACCACCGACTCCACCGTGGACCTCGGTCCCGCCGCGGCACTGTCCTGCCGCGAATGCGGTCACCGGGTACCCCTCGGACCGGTCTTCGCCTGCGAGGAGTGTTTCGGCCCGCTGGAGATCGCGTACGACTTCTCGGCCTACGACACCGAGCAGCTCCGTAAGCGGATCGAGGCGGGTCCCGCGAACATCTGGCGCTACGCGCCGCTGCTTCCCGTCCCGGCCGACGTCGCCGACAAGCCGAACCTCAACCCCGGCTGGACCAAGCTCGTCAAGGCCGACAACCTCGCCCGTGAGCTGGGCGTGACCGGCGGCCTGTACGTCAAGGACGACTCCGGCAACCCGACGCACTCCTTCAAGGACCGGGTGGTCGCCCAGGCTCTGGAGGCCGCCCGCGCCTTCGGCTTCACCACGCTCTCCTGCTCCTCGACCGGCAACCTCGCCGGCGCGGTGGGCGCGGCCGCGGCCCGCGCGGGCTTCCGGTCCTGCGTGTTCATCCCGCACGACCTGGAGCAGGGCAAGGTCGTCATGGCCGCGATCTACGGCGGCGAGCTCGTCGGCATCGAGGGCAACTACGACGACGTGAACCGCTTCTGCTCCGAGCTGATCGGCGACCCGGCCGGCGAGGGCTGGGGCTTCGTCAACGTCAACCTGCGGCCGTACTACGCCGAGGGTTCCAAGACCCTGGCGTACGAGATCTGCGAGCAGCTCGGCTGGCGGCTCCCGGACCAGCTGGTCGTCCCGATCGCGTCGGGCTCGCAGCTCACGAAGATCGACAAGGGTCTGCAGGAGCTGATCAAGCTCGGGCTCGTCGAGGACAAGCCGTACAAGATCTTCGGAGCGCAGGCCGAGGGCTGCTCGCCGGTGTCGACGGCGTTCAAGGCCGGCCACGACGTGGTGCGCCCGCAGAAGCCGAACACCATCGCCAAGTCCCTCGCGATCGGCAACCCGGCCGACGGGCCGTACGTCCTCGACATCGCGCGCCGCACCGGCGGTTTCGTGGAGGATGTGACGGACGAGCAGGTCGTGGACGCGATCGGGCTGCTCGCCCGGACCGAGGGGGTCTTCGCGGAGACCGCCGGCGGGGTGACCGTCGGTGTGACGAAGAAGCTCATCGACAACGGCGTCCTCGACCCCGCCAAGACCACCGTCGTCCTCAACACCGGCGACGGACTCAAGACCCTCGACGCGGTGGCCGGTACCGGTCTCACCGCCACCATCCGCCCGAACCTGGACTCCTTCCGAGAGGCTGGCCTCGCATGA
- a CDS encoding ubiquitin-like small modifier protein 1 — translation MSVTVRIPTILRTYTGGQAEVAAEGATLADVIADLEKNHTGIAARVLDDQGKLRRFVNVYVNDDDVRFEQGLETATPDGAGVSIIPAVAGG, via the coding sequence ATGAGCGTGACCGTTCGCATCCCCACCATCCTGCGCACCTACACGGGTGGCCAGGCCGAGGTCGCCGCCGAAGGTGCCACCCTCGCCGACGTCATCGCCGACCTGGAGAAGAACCACACCGGGATCGCCGCCCGGGTGCTGGACGACCAGGGCAAGCTGCGGCGGTTCGTCAACGTGTACGTCAACGACGACGACGTCCGGTTCGAGCAGGGGCTGGAGACGGCCACGCCGGACGGTGCGGGTGTCTCCATCATTCCGGCCGTCGCGGGCGGTTGA
- a CDS encoding cold-shock protein gives MAQGTVKWFNAEKGYGFIAVDGGADVFVHYSAIQMDGYRTLEEGQRVEFEISQGQKGPQADMVRVTA, from the coding sequence ATGGCTCAGGGCACCGTCAAGTGGTTCAACGCGGAGAAGGGGTACGGCTTCATCGCGGTCGACGGTGGTGCGGATGTTTTCGTCCACTACAGCGCGATCCAGATGGACGGTTACCGCACCCTGGAAGAGGGTCAGCGGGTGGAGTTCGAGATCTCGCAGGGCCAGAAGGGCCCGCAGGCCGACATGGTTCGCGTCACCGCCTGA
- the groL gene encoding chaperonin GroEL (60 kDa chaperone family; promotes refolding of misfolded polypeptides especially under stressful conditions; forms two stacked rings of heptamers to form a barrel-shaped 14mer; ends can be capped by GroES; misfolded proteins enter the barrel where they are refolded when GroES binds), translated as MAKIIAFDEEARRGLERGMNQLADAVKVTLGPKGRNVVLEKKWGAPTITNDGVSIAKEIELEDPYEKIGAELVKEVAKKTDDVAGDGTTTATVLAQALVKEGLRNVAAGANPMALKRGIEKAVEAVSAALLEQAKDVETKEQIASTASISAADTQIGELIAEAMDKVGKEGVITVEESQTFGLELELTEGMRFDKGYISAYFATDMERMEASLDDPYILIANSKISSVKDLLPLLEKVMQSGKPLLIIAEDVEGEALSTLVVNKIRGTFKSVAVKAPGFGDRRKAMLGDIAILTGGEVISEEVGLKLENATLDLLGRARKVVITKDETTIVDGAGSTDQVQGRVNQIRAEIENSDSDYDREKLQERLAKLAGGVAVIKAGAATEVELKERKHRIEDAVRNAKAAVEEGIVAGGGVALLQASGVFEKLELEGDEATGAAAVKLALEAPLKQIAVNAGLEGGVVVEKVRNLTPGHGLNAASGEYVDLVAEGIIDPAKVTRSALQNAASIAALFLTTEAVIADKPEKAAAPAGGGMPGGDMDF; from the coding sequence ATGGCCAAGATCATCGCGTTCGACGAGGAGGCGCGGCGCGGCCTCGAGCGCGGCATGAACCAGCTCGCGGACGCCGTGAAGGTGACGCTCGGCCCCAAGGGTCGCAACGTCGTCCTCGAGAAGAAGTGGGGCGCCCCCACGATCACCAACGATGGTGTCTCCATCGCCAAGGAGATCGAGCTCGAGGACCCGTACGAGAAGATCGGCGCCGAGCTGGTCAAGGAAGTCGCCAAGAAGACGGACGACGTCGCCGGTGACGGTACGACCACCGCGACCGTTCTCGCCCAGGCCCTGGTCAAGGAGGGCCTGCGCAACGTAGCCGCCGGCGCCAACCCGATGGCCCTCAAGCGCGGTATCGAGAAGGCCGTCGAGGCCGTCTCCGCCGCCCTGCTGGAGCAGGCGAAGGACGTCGAGACCAAGGAGCAGATCGCCTCCACGGCCTCCATCTCCGCCGCCGACACCCAGATCGGTGAGCTCATCGCCGAGGCCATGGACAAGGTCGGCAAGGAAGGCGTCATCACCGTCGAGGAGTCCCAGACCTTCGGTCTGGAGCTGGAGCTCACCGAGGGTATGCGCTTCGACAAGGGCTACATCTCGGCGTACTTCGCCACCGACATGGAGCGTATGGAGGCGTCCCTCGACGACCCGTACATCCTGATCGCCAACTCCAAGATCTCCTCGGTCAAGGACCTGCTCCCGCTCCTGGAGAAGGTCATGCAGTCGGGCAAGCCGCTGCTGATCATCGCCGAGGACGTCGAGGGCGAGGCCCTGTCGACCCTGGTCGTCAACAAGATCCGCGGCACCTTCAAGTCCGTCGCCGTCAAGGCCCCGGGCTTCGGTGACCGCCGCAAGGCCATGCTCGGCGACATCGCCATCCTCACGGGCGGCGAGGTCATCTCCGAGGAGGTCGGCCTCAAGCTGGAGAACGCGACCCTGGACCTCCTGGGCCGCGCCCGCAAGGTCGTCATCACCAAGGACGAGACCACCATCGTCGACGGCGCCGGCTCCACCGACCAGGTGCAGGGCCGCGTGAACCAGATCCGCGCCGAGATCGAGAACAGCGACTCGGACTACGACCGCGAGAAGCTCCAGGAGCGCCTGGCCAAGCTCGCGGGCGGCGTCGCGGTCATCAAGGCCGGTGCCGCCACCGAGGTGGAGCTCAAGGAGCGCAAGCACCGCATCGAGGACGCCGTGCGCAACGCCAAGGCGGCCGTCGAGGAGGGCATCGTCGCCGGTGGTGGCGTGGCCCTGCTGCAGGCCTCCGGTGTCTTCGAGAAGCTGGAGCTGGAGGGTGACGAGGCGACCGGCGCCGCGGCCGTCAAGCTCGCCCTCGAGGCCCCGCTGAAGCAGATCGCCGTCAACGCCGGCCTCGAGGGCGGCGTCGTGGTGGAGAAGGTCCGCAACCTCACCCCGGGTCACGGCCTGAACGCCGCGTCCGGTGAGTACGTCGACCTGGTCGCCGAGGGCATC